Proteins from a genomic interval of Ramlibacter algicola:
- the rpmI gene encoding 50S ribosomal protein L35, which produces MPKMKTKSGAKKRFRVRPGGTVKRGQAFKRHILTKKSTKNKRHLRGPVSVHETNMGHMAQMLPFAGL; this is translated from the coding sequence ATGCCCAAGATGAAGACCAAGAGCGGGGCCAAGAAGCGCTTCCGCGTCCGTCCCGGCGGCACCGTCAAGCGTGGCCAGGCTTTCAAGCGCCACATCCTGACGAAGAAGTCGACCAAGAACAAGCGCCACCTGCGCGGCCCGGTGTCGGTCCACGAGACCAACATGGGCCACATGGCGCAGATGCTGCCGTTCGCCGGCCTGTAA